The Sebastes umbrosus isolate fSebUmb1 chromosome 4, fSebUmb1.pri, whole genome shotgun sequence genomic sequence GAATAGTCGCTCTTTTGCTAGCAATGCAaatctgtttaattttttttgctctACTTCATCTATGACTGCCAGGCTAAGGCAACACATTGGCTAACGTTACACTCTGTCTCTAACATGTGACACAAATGGTTCGAGGAAAGTACATCGCAGCCGGTATCACAATGTTTTGATGCAGAAGCATAAATCAGCCTTCACAGAACAAAAGCAGGTTTGATTCACCACTCGTACTAATACTGACattagtacatacagtacaaatacATCACGGTATAGTGTCAATACAGGCAGAAGCAGAAGGCAGCTTAGATTCAACTGAAGAGTTTTGTTCCAACGTAAGATATCCAAAAACTACCCGAAACCTGCTTCATCTACCTCAGATTTAGACTCAGATGTAACTCAACTCATGCTGTGGATAAAATacttaaatttaattaatttgttaaaaACACTTAACTTTTAATAGACTTAATTCAAAAAGTAAAAGGTTGAATATAATTTTATGTTTGCACAGTCAACTAAAATCACTTTTAAAATCCTGCAAACCACCTGAGAAGATTATCGTTTATCACATACTGTACCATACTAGAAGCTTAAAAACCCTAAcatatttcctccatttcccaGTTATTCACACTTGTTATCAGTATAACCTCCACGGCAGTCATGTCTTATCACTAAAAATAAAAGGTAGGTTTACAGTGGAtatgcagtattttgaaataaaactcTTCCGTCACAAAGACATTAGACCTGATTTCTGTCCTGAAAAGCACTCCAGTCAATGACGGATCACATTTAACTATCAAACATCTTCTTCCTATCAGACTTGTCTTCAATGTTCTTACGCCAGTCTCCCACATCGCGCAGCTGCTTGTCCTGTGAACACAGATGGtatttcattttgttaaaataaaatgatgaaatagcaacacagtctcacggcagtttgtgaaatagtcatgaaatttaatccaTCAGCATGACTCtaaacaacgtatttttcatgcttCTTCCtaggaatgtccagcaacacataaCGCAcctgtcaatttccgctccagtcttttcaaaataaaactacttagttaggtttaggcaacaaaattatttcgttaggtttaggcaacaaaacaacttcgtTAGGtataggcaataaaactacttagttaggtttaggcaataaaactacttagttaggtttaggcaacaaaactacttagttaggtttaggcaacaaaactacttagttaggtttagttaataaaactacttagttaggtttaggcaacaaaactacttagttaggtttaggcaacaaaactacttagttaggtttaggtaataaaactacttagttaggttaggcaaaaaaaaaagctacaggTAGTTTTAGAAATAtatagacttggttaggtttaggcaacaaaactacttagttaggtttaggcaataaaactaactAGTTAggttaggcaaaaaaaaaagctacaggTAGGTTTAGAAATAtatagacttggttaggtttaggcagaaaaactacttagttaggtttaggcaaaaaactacTTAACTAGGTTTGGGAATAGAtcgactttgttaggtttaggcaaaaaaaaaagacttagctaggtttaggaatagatcgacttggttaggtttaagcaaaaaaaaagacttagctaggtttaggaatagatcaacttggttaggtttaggcaaaaaaaaaagacgtagctaggtttaggaatagatcaacttggttaggtttaggcaaaaaaactacgtagttaggttttaaagatggtggtttgggaaTTTGAGTCTGTTGTGCCTGCCCTGTATAAACTAGCATAAACTGCAGTTCAGGATTTACCAACAGCCTTAAGAtggaacattacatttacattacaaatatttgttatttcatttttggaattatttttttcttatgacAATCTGTCAGTATTTGAGTGCCTTAACTGTCATAGTAAGAATTATGACCAATGAGCCACTGttgattgtttacatttttaaaattaaaaataaatgtaaagaattTATTCACTATGAggctattatgtttttgttttctctgtacCGAAAACATACcgaaccgtgaccccaaaaccgagGTACATAccgaaccgtgaattttgtgtACCGTTTCACCCCTAGAATGTAAGCATGTTCATGCATGAGTGTATGTATGATCTATGTTTTATGCATGTATGTACATTGTGACTTGGGTatgtatcttatcttatcttatcttatcttatcttatcttatcttatcttatcaaagTTGCGGGCAAGATACAAGTTGTGATAAACCAGATGAATCCTTAAACCCGTCTGCTAGTGGAACAGAAAAAGATTTTGTACGACTCAAACTATTAAAGTTGAAGCTGATGTAAAGGAGGTGAGAGAAACTAAGATGATAAACTAAACCACAGCTTTGGGGAAAAGAGGCGGTAGAATAGGGACTGAAGTCTGGATGAAGCAGGTAGCAGCTCACCTCCTCTTTGACCTCCTTCTTGACCTGCTTCAGGTTGGCTCTCAGGTCCATGTTGACCGTGTGCTTGGAGCCCAGCAGAGCTTTCAGCATGGCGTCAGCAGACATACGCACTTTCTTCAGACGGGGTCTCTTGAACTTTCCCCTCAAATCCACAATCTTAATGTTGAGGTCTCTGACCTTCAAGAcagaaataaagacatttattaTAGGTCAAATTACCATATATTAGTATGGtcattatagtatagtatagtatatagtacatatTATTTGTGTTAAGGTAAAAgaacattcacatttttaaagaaCAGGACTTTCAAAtgatgaaacacaaaatacaacaacaactttAAAACAAGGTTCCTGGACAAGAAAAAGAATAAGAACAAATTTACCAACGCGTGGTAGGcaataatgttttaattaaaatatttttactttaataaaaacatcaaaGTGTTCCACAGGGTCTCACCTCATTCAGGACCATGTTCAGTTTGAACTCTATGCCgtatctctcctcctcactgatGTCAATCTGCTCATGGAGTTTCTGGCAAAGATCCTGATGAGAAAACAGTATTTTAGTAGTTTTTGTTGGCTGACTGCAAGTGTTTACCACATTATTTTGACTTAATATTTTCATCGAACCCAAAGAACAGAGCCGGCAATTATGTTACTCGACATGACCAAAACAAAGTACAACAAAACGTTGTCCAACAGTTCAACCAGACTGACAactgaaagagacaaagatcCCTCTGAGCAACAGTTGAGCCTCAAAATGTGTgcagatttaaacaggatcacaGGGTTTCCACTAGGGCTGAGACAATTCATCTATCTCCTGAtccaatactatcacgatacttgggtgccaatttgatatgtattgagatttttaagtattgtgattctacaagtattgcattcgatattacgatttttgttaacttttttaacactagaccatggggaaaaagctgaatcatacacttctagggacttttactttggaaaatctctaaattaattcagtgaaaatgtttgattttcagcatgtatgtagtcagagatgtcctgaactcaaatatatcagtcattgtcaggaattatttatttttccagtaacccaaaaatcaaagaataaagatatttccctcacaaattagtggcattttctttttaatttataagggacatgtaatgttttatacttctgttgaatataatcaatcaatcttatttccatatatgtattttgtatatagagttccctttgttaacaccttattttgaaaacaggacgtagtcccacgtgtatacttcctccaaggtggtctctagctctcccgccagctccgttctctttatacatccatggtcagctccatcgaggctgtttgaatgcatttaacataaatgtcagtatatgggtgctctacagttgtagcgtcggcccatttgaccaaggagatgagagtgacggctggcttgaccgcacgttaccgcaatacgataacgtttcctgtccatgacagagttagcatgcagctttagccgtgatgtctagctctacttttcctgcaatgtgtgaaattcaaagtgtttccatactttactggatgtgtagtgtttaccactttggatttaaaatgtgagggtgcaggtcgtatccacgcagaccctccgccatTTTCTGCTTTCTCGTTTCAGCTCgatgcggtttgttttggttgacggatacggaacggatatgacatcacgttactcagagtataacaataaaagcggtaacttccctCTACCTCctcatagactcaaatgaagcaaatattttggcattaaaaaaatgtattttaaaatcgtaaaaaaaaaaatcacgatacataggGGAATGGATTTTTTCCCCACTCCTAGTAATAACCCTGACAGCAGTTCATCCCGGTCCTGTTTGTGTCTCACCGTCAGCTCATCCTTGGAGTACGGCAGCTCTAGAGGAGGACATTTATCTGCCAGGAACTTCTCCCTCTCCCCAACCTTCACATTTGCTTCAGCGTCCAACAAATTTGTCGCCACCAGCAGCATACATCCCTGTGGATGACATCATCATGCAACTTTTAAGTATTTTCAGATAAAACGGCATCTCTGCTCTTCTTCATAagagaataaaaatgtactgattTCTTACTTTCAGAGTATGCTTACGCCTCGCAGACAGTCTCTTCCTGCAGgtgaaaacacacaacatgaatcagACATTTGGGCCATTATGTTATAAATAAACTGATAAATCTGTTATGAtgattatttgttgtattttattagaATCATAGCTAGCTAACGCTAGGTTCATTTCAGCTGTGTGCATCATTTTTTAGTGTTTCCTGGAAACTGTCTCTGTCGTCTGGTGCTACTTGCAGAGCGTTTCTGTATTCCCTTGTGGCACATATATCCACTAATCTTctaaaattgttattttaataatatacaAAGGAGatttttacacattaaaaacacagtgaCAGATGATCAGATGGGATAAATACGCCAGTTTTCGTGTTCATTTTTATCCTTTAAAAAGTTTGTCAGCCCAGAGgcctacatttttttaaatctgttaaCGAGTAGATGTGACATCCTGCCATCTAACAAACAGGACAACAAACATTTGATGCACATAAAACTGGTAACTTACTCGTCGGCCATCTTAGCTGCAGGATCCTGATGttatctgataaaaaaaaaaacacataaaagacGGCATTAGAATTACATTTGTATCTTTTGATATATGATAAAACATCGATCACACTATGGATAAACTTCTATAAATGtagatgcaaacacacaaaacatatacGCGACCTCCTCTGTTATACTCTTTCCTGTTATTAACAcagattttttgtatttattgaaaATACCTTATTCGTCCCTCAAGTGGCAATACAAGGCAAGCGAGCgtgcaaacagaaaaacataattcaattcatacacacacataaaaagcaATACTTAAAGCTGACAGCGGTATATGATTTCATCTTGGTGTAACAATTGATTATAatcttaaaaacaaattaagatGGTAACAAAGTTCAATTTGTCAAATTTTTGCCAGGAACTGTCTAACAACTAAGGCAACACtaagttatatagtatatacccacgagtctccgcttacagacatgcccactttatgataatcacatgcagtttggagcaagtcatagtcaagtcagcacactgacacactgacagctgttgttgcctgttgggctgcagtttgccatgttatgatttgagcatattgttttatgctaaatgcagtacctgtgagggtttctggacaatatttatcattgttttgtgttgataattgattcccaataataaatatatacatacatttgcataaagcagcatatttgtccactcccatgttgataagagtattaaatacttgacaaatctccctttaaggtacattttgaacagataaaaaatgtgtttaatttgcgattaatcgcgattaaataatttaatcgattgagaGCCCTAATTAAAAGACAATCAAGTGTGTGACTATACTCTGTAATTTATTCAAATAGCCTGAGCCACACTTTGtttgatgttttatgtattgttatccttgttttaaaatatttcatgTGTTCTTATGAAATGTGCTTTGCTCTATGTACAGTATTGCCGTTAATGTTCTCATGCATGTCTTTTGTAGCTGTCTTTACACCTCCCCACTGGGACAGCAGTTCAAAATTAGTCAGGATGGCTAAACTGGCACATTTACAGAGAGGTCTATTAATGTACACTGTCACTGTAACtttaaactgaataaataaataaataaataaatatataaaactactTCATGTTTGAAGCGACGTCTGCTCTTTTCTGCCGCAGAGACTCACCTGtctcacatttcatttttggatcatgttatttctattttaggACTTCAATGTTAATTCCAAGACATTTAGTGGAACTGAACTTTGTAACCGAGGCcgcgttaatgccttaaaggaCCACGCCGCTATTTTTAGCTGCGTGGCTCTGTGGTTCTCTACAGTACAAATATCTccacaactactggatggattggcatGAAATTTGGTTTCAGACATTTACGATGCTCAGAGGATGACTCATGATGACTTAGGGGGATGTTCTTTTAGCGCCACCTACGGATCATAATATCAACTTCTCACT encodes the following:
- the LOC119486364 gene encoding troponin I, fast skeletal muscle-like isoform X2, coding for MADEKRLSARRKHTLKGCMLLVATNLLDAEANVKVGEREKFLADKCPPLELPYSKDELTDLCQKLHEQIDISEEERYGIEFKLNMVLNEVRDLNIKIVDLRGKFKRPRLKKVRMSADAMLKALLGSKHTVNMDLRANLKQVKKEVKEEPTVRKSVV
- the LOC119486364 gene encoding troponin I, fast skeletal muscle-like isoform X1 codes for the protein MADEKRLSARRKHTLKGCMLLVATNLLDAEANVKVGEREKFLADKCPPLELPYSKDELTDLCQKLHEQIDISEEERYGIEFKLNMVLNEVRDLNIKIVDLRGKFKRPRLKKVRMSADAMLKALLGSKHTVNMDLRANLKQVKKEVKEEDKQLRDVGDWRKNIEDKSDRKKMFDS